Proteins encoded within one genomic window of Humulus lupulus chromosome 1, drHumLupu1.1, whole genome shotgun sequence:
- the LOC133834070 gene encoding uncharacterized protein LOC133834070, translating into MFQKGRSSEGPLVKKLRATSKKTPSSAVTASKSPTKGKGSGSGAPPAAPPEKRGPAIPPPRFPLALAQDQVAPVGPPAPVVPTATVRILINAQDLEQIPDTFRGTVYEMENLEHFYKAEPNNLRAIEERIPENVVLAQHRSISRARTRNDELKAELQTAQAAFIVAQAALVASQQSEQSAKAVLAAAQADEQAAKAALTTAQEAEQAAKATSEALQTELEGAKAKQLEVEVVIPEEKKASTSSMESKMDSDLDSIIDGAGAKRSKRPRAGAQKVDQLGIGPKRSKKTPPLVLPVSSSVTAQANASTMAPSSQVVASTVAPTSLVDPSAMAKAQPPVVGQSSSTPLSKSPSVSRVQKLSISTHMDAYAVDNAAGLLPSLLSSITS; encoded by the exons ATGTTCCAGAAAGGGAGATCCAGTGAGGGTCCCCTTGTCAAGAAACTTCGGGCCACTTCAAAGAAAACGCCCTCCTCGGCCGTGACTGCTTCCAAATCTCCGACTAAGGGGAAAGGCTCGGGCTCAGGAGCTCCGCCCGCCGCACCACCAGAGAAGAGGGGTCCGGCTATACCTCCTCCTCGCTTTCCCCTGGCTCTTGCTCAGGACCAGGTAGCACCGGTTGGTCCCCCAGCTCCAGTAGTCCCTACCGCCACTGTTCGCATCCTCATCAACGCCCAGGATCTGGAGCAAATTCCAGACACTTTCCGAGGGACCGTCTACGAGATGGAAAACTTGGAGCATTTCTATAAGGCTGAGCCAAACAACCTGAGGGCGATCGAGGAGAGGATCccagagaat GTAGTCTTGGCTCAACATCGCAGCATATCTCGGGCCAGGACAAGGAATGATGAACTCAAGGCCgagctccagactgctcaggccgccTTTATTGTGGCCCAAGCTGCTCTCGTCGCCTCTCAACAGAGCGAACAAAGCGCCAAGGCTGTTTTGGCGGCGGCCCAAGCGGATGAACAGGCGGCAAAGGCTGCCTTAACCACAGCTCAAGAAGCTGAGCAGGCGGCAAAGGCTACCTCGGAAGCCCTTCAGACCgagctcgagggggccaaggCCAAACAGTTGGAGGTTGAGGTGGTTATTCCGGAGGAGAAGAAGGCAtcgacatcctccatggaga gcaagatggactccgaccttgacagcATCATTGACGGCgccggcgccaagaggagcaagcgccccagagCGGGGGCACAGAAGGTTGACCAGCTGGGCAtaggccccaagaggtccaagaaaacacctccccttgtTCTGCCGGTTTCGAGCTCCGTTACTGCCCAAGCCAACGCTTCCACGATGGCGCCGTCATCACAGGTCGTCGCCTCGACAGTGGCACCTACCTCGCTGGTCGACCCCTCCGCTATGGCTAaggcccaacctcctgtggtgggtcaATCATCCTCTACTCCGCTTTCCAAAAGCCCTTCTGTTTCCCGAGTCCAGAAGCTgtcaatctccacccatatggatgcatatgcggtggacaatgctgctgg gctcttgccttcactacTCAGCTCAATTACCAGTTAA